TTCCCCTAGATGATTATTCACTAACGAATAAGTATGATTTAATCCGCAGGTATTGAGGGTGTATAACACCAATTTTCCATGTTTTACACTCTCTACTAAATTTGCCTGACGTAAAATTTTTAAATGATGCGATACGGCAGGTTGGGAGAGATTTAAACCTTGCATAATTTCACATACACTTAATTCATGCCCGGATAACATTTTCAAGATATTCAGCCGATTGATATCACCCAGGGCTTTATAGCAATTTACTAACTGTTCCATTATTCACCACCTTATATATTTAAATTTTTAAATATGATGAAATTATTATATAACTATATTATTATATAAGCAACCCATATGCTAAACAGGTATTCAGTGGCCACCGGGTACAAATATCCATAAATTCAGATAAGAAGCGCATATAAGTGGAGTATTTGGGGAGAGGATAGATGCTTGTTGAATTCATAGAAATAAAAGGGTAGAGGGCTTAACCCAATAATATTAAAAGGATTAAACCCTCTTGGCAATTTTCATCTAGTTAACATAAATACCCATATGAACATTATTTTAGCACTTAAGGTTTTATATTTTTAGTCTGCTGAAAAGGTACGATTCATATGAAGCATATACAACCTCTTAGAATTAACGTACTAGTTTGTTAACTAATATGTATTTAACCGTTTGCAATCATTTCTTTGCTAGCTAATACCCTGGCTTATACATAAAGAATACCCGGCAGTACAAGTCTCGGTCTGACAGGCTTTACAATATTACATATGGGTAGAACCCGTCTAAACATAAGGAGCGCAGAGAAGCAAAATCAGTACCAAAACACCAAACAACAGGTCCAGCGTGAGTACGCGAGTTATTGACCGATGCACCATGGATTCCACAAAGAAAAATCCTGTCAGAAAGATTAAAGGCAATACCAAAGCGCCTAGCAGTAGTTCAATATGTTGCCCGTTTATATTAGTGCAGAAAGGAGCCCCCTCCGAGCCTTTGCCGGTCATAAGTTAACATAATATGTATTATCGGAACCAATATAATTTATTAATTGACCTACTTCCCTGGCTAAGGTCAAAAAAACAATAAAAAAGCCGGTTTCATATTGTATCTAAGTACTTTGAAACCAGCTTATTAATCAATCTTCATTTTTTCGGCTTAGTTCCCATATGCATGGCAGCCACACCGCCATCATAAGACTTTATCTTGATATCCACCAGCCCTGCCTGGCGGAACAATTCTGCTAGCTCCTCCCTACCGGGGAAGTCCTTGGCGGATTCCTGCAGCCAGGAATATTGCCCATACTTATTGGCCAGCATCTTTCCTAAGAGAGGCATAATATACTTGAAATAAGCATAGTATAATTGCCTAAATACTGGGGTAGTTGGTTGAGATGTCTCCAGACAAACAATCTTACCGCCGGGTTTTGCAACCCTGTGCATTTCTTTAAGAACCTGCAAGTAATCAGGAACATTACGCAAACCAAATCCGATGGTAACAAAGTCAAAACTATTATCAGCAAAGGGAAGTTCCATGGCGTTTCCCTGAACCAACTCTATGTTGGTTATACCCTTGGCCTTTATCTTCTCCTTCCCTACCGCTAACATATTTTGGCTAAAGTCCAGACCATATACCTTCCCTGTAGCACCAACTTTTTCAGCCATGGCAATGGCCCAATCTGCAGTACCACAGCAGACGTCCAGAGCATGCTGTCCCTGTTGCACATTCATACGGCGCATGGTATCCTTGCGCCAAGCCTTGTGTCGCTTAAAACTAATTACCGAGTTCATTACATCGTATTTACTTGCAATGTCCTGAAAGACACTGTAAACCCGTTCCTCTTTAGATTGTTTACTCAAAAGCTACCCCTCTTCCACTGTATAAACTAGATATTTTTAGCACGTACAATTAGTTTAGCCCCACATAAATAAAACAAATTAATCTTTATAAATCATAATCCCCCGCTGCCTCTGGCTGGTAAAGCAATTTTTCCACCTTCAATTTTACCACACCATCAGGAACCTTCCATTCCAGTACATCACCTATGCGATATCCTAGGATTGCCGTGCCCACAGGTGCTAATACGGAAATCTTATCATTTAGTAAATCAGCTTCTTCTGGATAAACCAGAGTGTAGATCATTTCTTCTCCATTATCTAAATCTTTTAATAGCACCTTTGAATTCATGGTAATAACATCAGCGGGCACTTCCTGCGATGTTACAATGTTAGCCCTATCCAATTCCTGTTCTAAATTAATTAGATATTCCTTGTTACCAGTACTAAATTCCTTTTCTTTATCTATTAATTTTTTTAGCCTTTTTTGATCCTTATCTGTGATAAAGATATTTCTAGACATACTAAGACAACTCCTCTTCTCTTAAAAATCATAAAGATACAGCGACTATCAACAAAAGGATAGTCGCCGATACATAATTTGTTTATTTAGTGGGATAAACTTATATGTCCTAATTATATTAAATATTTCAATTTAAGTAAAGATAACCCGATTTTTTAATTATACCCTTTATTCGACTAAATATGACATTTTAATCCAACAGGCACCGTGGTAATATGAAATATAATAGAACTATATGTCGAAAAAATTTGTTATAATCCAAGTGACAAAGTAGTTCATTTTAAACGGAGTGATTAAACTTGCTAATTTTAGCCATTAATCCAGGCTCAACATCCACAAAAGTTGCTGTTTATCACAATGAGGACTGTTTGTGGAAAGAAGTCATCAATCACCCAGACCAAGATATTCGTAACTTTGCCAAAATAACTGATCAGTATCCCTATCGATTGGCAACAATTTTGTCTGTCCTCCAACAAAAAGGATATCAGTTAGAACAGTTCAATGCTATCGTTGGCCGGGGCGGTTTATTAAATCCTATTCCCGGTGGTACTTACCTGGTGGACGAGTATTTGGTTAACCAGTCATACAACGCCCCAGGTGGAGAACACGCCTCTAATCTGGGTGCCATTTTAGCCTATCACTTAGCAAAGTCAGTTAATATCCCATCTTATATTGTTGATCCAGTGGCTGTGGATGAGATGGCACCGGTGGCGCGCCTATCCGGTCTCCCTGAATTGCCACGCAGGAGTCGGTCTCACGCACTCAATGCAAAGGCAGTAGCTCGTAAGGTGGCACGTAAGCTTGGTAAAGCCTACGAAGATGTAAATCTTATCATAGCCCATTTAGGCGGTGGTATTTCGGTAACTCCTCACCACCGGGGTCGAATGATCGATGTTAACGATGCCAACTGTGAAGGCCCCTTCTCTCCGGAACGCAGTGGTACACTGCCCACGGCGGACTTAATAAAACTATGTTATTCCGGTAAATATACCGAACAGGAAATGCTCACAAAGGTTCTTAAAGAAGCAGGTCTGTATGCTTACTTGGGCACTAAAGATGTCCGCGAAATAGAAAAGCGCATGTCTGAAGGAGATACCGAGGCTAAATTAGCTCTGGAGGCAATGTGTTACCAGGTGGCTAAAGAAATCGGAGCCATGTCCACAGCACTATTTGGCATTGTAGATGGCATAGTCCTGACAGGCGGTCTGGCCCACTCAAGTTTTATTACTACTGAAATTTCCCGTCGGGTTTCCTTCATCGCACCGGTTACTGTAGTTCCCGGTGAGGAAGAAATGGAAGCACTCGCCCTAGGCGCCTTAAGGGTATTAAGAAAAGTTGAGGAAGCTAAAACATATCGAGCCTAGTTTGGTAGGACACTCAATTTTAGATAGGAGTGTTGTCGGTGCAGTATAAAAATTTTAGCCAAATACTAGAAGCTGTTAAGAGTTTACCCAAGCTAAGAATCAGTGTAGCCAATGCCCAGGACGAAAAGGTGTTAGCAGCTTTGAAAATAGCTATGCAGGAAGACTTCGTGGAACCGGTGTTGGTGGGAACCCGCAGTGAAATTGAAAGAAAGGCCTGGCAGGTAGGCTTTGATTTAAAGGACATTGATATTTGGGAAGCAGATGCTCTGGGAGCGCCGGAAGTAGCCGTAAAACTGGTCCGCTGCGATTTTTGCCAGGTATTGATGAAAGGACTTGTCAATAGCAGCACCTTCCTGAAGGCGGTCTTAAATGGTGAGTGGGGCTTGCGGACAGGAAAAACCCTCAGTCATTTGGGGGTTTACGAGATACATGGCTTTGATCGTCTGATTTTTTTAACCGACGGTGGTCTAAATATTGCTCCGGATCTGGAAACAAAGAAACAAATTTGTCAGAACGCCATAGACTTTGCCCATTCACTGGGCATAACCTTGCCGAAAGTTGCGGTCCTCTCTGCCAATGAGCAAGTTAATCCCAAAATGCCAGTAACCTTGGAGGCTCAGCAAATTGCCCAAATGGCTCAAAGGGGTGAAATATCAGGTGCTCTGGTTGACGGGCCCCTGGCCTTGGATATCGCCATTAACAAAGAAGCAGCAGAACACAAGGGTATTAAAAGTCCCGTGGCCGGACAGGCAGATATTCTTTTGGTACCTAACATCGAGGCGGGTAATCTATTAGGAAAATCTATTACCTATTTTGCCGGTGGCTTAATGGCTGGTGTCGTATTAGGTGCCGGTGCCCCCATTGTGCTACCCTCCCGTGCCGATACCCCTCAGGGTAAACTGTTATCACTGGCTCTTGCTTGCCTGGCTAAACACGGTATGGATAACAAAGACAAGCTTCAACGCAGACAAATAATTTGGTAACAGACTGGAGATAACTGTCAATAATTAGCTAAGGATTGAGTAGAAATTATTTGAAAACCTATGGTTTTGTCCTCAATTGAGCAAATTGTATCAAGGTATATAAAAATTATCCGATATTGTAAGTAAATATGTAATTCAGGGAGGAGGTAATAATATGTGTGCTGATAATATTAATAGGGATTTATCACCTCCGAATAGCCAACAGGTTTCAGCGCCTTCAACTACTACGGAAAAAAAAGGCATGGTCTGGGTAAGCAATGGGAAGATATTTGTGGAAAATCCGACAGGAAATGCGCCTAAGGCCTCCATCATCCCCTGTCCGGAAATTAGTGTGCTTGTTAACGGCAGCCCCATAACCACAAAAACAGAATTAGCGCAGGAAGATACTATTGAAATACTCTCCAATAGCTATAGCGAAGCAGGCTATCTTAAAGTATTGGTATCCCCAGATAAAATGAACGCCATCATTGAAATAAAGAATGAATTCCTCAATACTTTTGAGTTAATTGACTGCCCACCTGCTCACGTGCTAACCTTAAAAGCCAAACGCAAAAGGGAACTGGTCTTTAATTATACTAAAGAAGCTTTAATAGAATTGCTGCACAGTAACAAGGTTACCTACGGCATTGATTTTACAGCCTTGGAGGACTTAATACGTAACCCACAAGATGGCATGTGTTTAGTAGCCAAAGGACTCCCACCCGGTGAGTCCACTGATGACTATATTGACCTAATCTTTGAACATAAAACTAACCTTCCCTTGGATAATTACAACGGCAAGGTCAGTTTTAAAGAAATGAGTAATATACATTCAGTAACCTCCGGCGAAACATTGGCGCAAAAAACTCTTGGACAAATTGGTACCCCTGGTATCAATGTTTTTAATCAACCATGTTTGGCACGGGAACCAAAACGCATTGAATTAATAGCAGGTCCAGGGGTTGAAATTACCGATGATGGCACCAGAGTCATTGCCAGTATAGATGGGCTACCTAAGGTTAAAAAATCTTCAAGCAGTATGGTTTTTACCGTTGAACCTGTCTTAACAATAAATGGTGATGTCACAGTAAAGACAGGTAATATACGTTTCAAAGGTGACGTTAATATCCTGGGTTCCGTTGAGAATGATATGAGTGTCAGTGCCACCGGTAACATCACCATTCATAATCTTATTACCAAGTGTACCATCATTGCCGGAGGCGATGTTACAGTTAATGGTAATATTGTTAACTCTGAAGTTGTCAGCGGTGGTTTTATTGTCCTGTGTAATACTCTTAAGCCCCTCTTAGTTGATTTACTTAAAATCATGGAAGATCTATATATTTCAGCTTCATTAATGCTGGAAAGGCTACCTGCTAATTCGCACATTAATTTTGGCAACATTTTAGTATTATTGATTGAAAAAAAGTTTCTCAGTTTCCCCTCTATCCTTGAAAGAACCAGCAAAAAGTTAAAAACCCTTGATTTAAAACTACTGGGAAACTACGAGAATACCTTAGAAAAAACTATTACCAGCTTGACCGGCATCAATATTCTCAATTACAAAGAACCGGCAGCATTCCAGCAAACACTGCATGAGTTGAATAAATTTTTCTATTTCGTTGATTCTTTAATTAATAAAAGATCAATGGTTAATGTCAAGGTGGCCTTAAATTCCGTTATTCGTAGTTCGGGAGATGTTATAGTCAGTAGCGGGTTATTTAACACCCACATTATAGCCGAAGGTAGCGTTAAGGTTGACGGCATTGTACGAGGCGGCATCATCGAAGCCAAGGATGATGTTACCATTAAGCAAATTGGTTCTGAAATGGGCACTAAATCCTTAGTTATGGTGACCCCGGATAAAAAGATTAAATTAGAGCGCGCCCTGGACGGAGTAACCGTGCAAGTGGGAAAAATGTCTCGGATTTTGGACAGACCGATGCAAAATATTGAAGTATCCCTGGATGAAGAAGGTTACCTGCAAATTAAATAGAAATAAACTAAGGCCAGTTGAATTGACAACTGGCCTTAGCATTTATTCTTTATTAGTCTCTTCTTCGTCTTGAAAAAAAGTGTACAACACTACCAGACAGGATATGATGGGAATTAGCACCAGTGCATGATCACTGCTATATAACCTGATGGCAAAATAAAACAAAAGTGCTATCAAGACACAAGGAAAAATACTCACAAAGAAGGTGACAAATTCTTTAACAACGGATAGACTTATTTTCATAGCCATCCCTCGTTCCTAAAGTAACGATCACTCTTTGTGATATTTTATCCTTATAGATATTTAGAAGCAAGGGATTTTACAGAATTATTAAATTTTTGACAAAAATTTTAGTCCGATGAGTGACAACTTTATTTAATTATCAGTAATGAATTTGTTAGGTTGCTAATCAACTTTTCTTTAACTTTACTGGAGGTATTACCCGGTGCTTTGGGTTTAGTACCTAAAATTATTAAGTCATACTTCCCTTGCATTATTTCGTCGGCTATGATATTGGCGGGTTTCCCATTTCTCACCTTCCACTCCATTTCAACTCCCAGTGAGCTTGTGAGAGCGGTAAAGAATTCGTAAATCTCTTTTTGCTTGGTACGAGCCATATTGTGGATATACTCAATGAACTGATCCTTTGTAATAGCGCTGGCCAATTGGTCCACATAACCATAATGATCCAGGTGTGTCTCGGCAACATGAATAATGGTAACTTTACACTTCAGCAGTTTGATAAACTCAGTCAGCTCCTGCCGAAAGTTGTCCTTTTCTTCCCCATGTACAGCCACTAAAACGTTATTATACATAAAATCTCCCCTACTTTAACCTGCATATAGTATGGCAGGGTAGGTTAAAATTTAACCTACCCTGCCACCTACTGCAGAACCAATTTATGCCATGATTTTAGATATAATCAACAAGATAATACCAAGGGTAATTACCATGTAGTCTTGTTTTCTAACCTTCATATCAGCAGCTCTTTGCTCATTTATGGCAGCATTGTCCTTTTCACTCATTCAGTAGCACCTCCACTTTTATATTCTAGCTAACCGATTAATTAAAAGGGAAGCAGATATTTTACTACCAGCAGTGCGATAATTGCCTTAGCAGCACCTACGATGAAACCTAGAATAATACCATCTTTACCTGCAGCCTTCATATCGGAGAACTTGGTGGTCAAACCGATACTAGCAAAACCTAAGGCAAAGCACCAGTTCATGATATTACCAGCAAATTTAACTTCTTCTTTGCTGAATACACCAAAGGTGTTAGCAATAACGGCGATTAAGAAGGCCAGAACGAATACAGGGAACTTGTCCATAATAAATTGAGTTTTGTTAATGTTGCTGGAAGCTTGGGTATCGTTTTTGAGAACGAACATTACAGCATACAGTACCACGAAGGGCAGTAATACTACACGACCCATGTTATAAATACCAGCCATTAGACCAGCATCTTGACCATATGCCATACCGGCAGCCAGAACTTGAGCGGAGTTAACGATACCTACACCAACCCAGGCACCAAACTGGTTTTCAGTTAAGCCCATTGCTTTACCTAAAGCCGGGAAGGTAAAGAGTGCCAGCAGACCAAAGATCAGGATGGTGGCAATGGTGTAAGCCATTTCTTGACCTTTAGCTTTAACCGCAGGACCGGTAGCTACGGTAGCGGAAACACCGCAAATGGAGAAACCAGCAGCTAAACAACCAGCTAATGAATCAGTCATTTTGAAATACTTACGTAACCAGAAGGTAAAAATAACGGTAGCAAACAACATAATGGTAATGAAAGCCATACTTACTGAACCAACTTTAACCAAAGAGGCAAAGGTGTATTTGGTACCCATAATTACAATACCTGTTTTAGTTAAAATGGTTGAATACTTAAGGCCTGGCTCCAGAACAGAAGGAACACCAATGGTGTTACGAATGATCATACCAAATAGGATGGCTAATAGGATGTGGTTTAAAAGGGATACTTCATAAAATTTGGGATAATTTGTTTTCAGAAAACCTTCGCCCCACATAGCAGCCATAGCTAGCAATACAACTAAAATTAGTCCTGGAATTGCTTTAATAATTGTTTCACTAATGCTTTGACTTTTGACCTGTAATTGTGCTTGTGACAATTTCAATGCACCTCCATTTTTTTGACTTACTTAAATGAAACGCAAAGCAAGTTTTGTTTTCCAATCCTCCTCCTTCCGGTTAATAAGGTGCTAATATACAGAAACTAAGGGTAGGGTATCATAATATTGCTTATCTTCTAATTTTGAAATGCTACGAACCAGGAAACTATTATCTTTAAACTGACCCCTTACTTCTACCTGGTCTTTTACTACCAAATCAATGGTTTCGTTATACTTCGGACCTACATATTTTCGGAAGATAGTATTTACTTGTCCATTAAGTTTTGTATCAATTACCATTTGACCTTCAATGCATATTAGGTCTCCATCAACATGTCTATCCCATTGTATTTCTATAATTTCACCAGAAATAACATCAACATCTGGAATTTGGGATTCCCTTAGTATCTTGTTTATTCTGCCAACATTTAACATTAACTTAGGTAATATAATAATTACTAAAGGTGTCAAGCATAGTATTAAAATTATTATCCAACCATACCATTTTACAAGCTTTTCTTTTTTA
This region of Desulforamulus ferrireducens genomic DNA includes:
- a CDS encoding universal stress protein — protein: MYNNVLVAVHGEEKDNFRQELTEFIKLLKCKVTIIHVAETHLDHYGYVDQLASAITKDQFIEYIHNMARTKQKEIYEFFTALTSSLGVEMEWKVRNGKPANIIADEIMQGKYDLIILGTKPKAPGNTSSKVKEKLISNLTNSLLIIK
- a CDS encoding DUF342 domain-containing protein, with the protein product MCADNINRDLSPPNSQQVSAPSTTTEKKGMVWVSNGKIFVENPTGNAPKASIIPCPEISVLVNGSPITTKTELAQEDTIEILSNSYSEAGYLKVLVSPDKMNAIIEIKNEFLNTFELIDCPPAHVLTLKAKRKRELVFNYTKEALIELLHSNKVTYGIDFTALEDLIRNPQDGMCLVAKGLPPGESTDDYIDLIFEHKTNLPLDNYNGKVSFKEMSNIHSVTSGETLAQKTLGQIGTPGINVFNQPCLAREPKRIELIAGPGVEITDDGTRVIASIDGLPKVKKSSSSMVFTVEPVLTINGDVTVKTGNIRFKGDVNILGSVENDMSVSATGNITIHNLITKCTIIAGGDVTVNGNIVNSEVVSGGFIVLCNTLKPLLVDLLKIMEDLYISASLMLERLPANSHINFGNILVLLIEKKFLSFPSILERTSKKLKTLDLKLLGNYENTLEKTITSLTGINILNYKEPAAFQQTLHELNKFFYFVDSLINKRSMVNVKVALNSVIRSSGDVIVSSGLFNTHIIAEGSVKVDGIVRGGIIEAKDDVTIKQIGSEMGTKSLVMVTPDKKIKLERALDGVTVQVGKMSRILDRPMQNIEVSLDEEGYLQIK
- a CDS encoding ArsR/SmtB family transcription factor, translated to MEQLVNCYKALGDINRLNILKMLSGHELSVCEIMQGLNLSQPAVSHHLKILRQANLVESVKHGKLVLYTLNTCGLNHTYSLVNNHLGELRRFAMSENKPSALRENPNYCELMGLKRSICEKDE
- the rnk gene encoding nucleoside diphosphate kinase regulator; translated protein: MSRNIFITDKDQKRLKKLIDKEKEFSTGNKEYLINLEQELDRANIVTSQEVPADVITMNSKVLLKDLDNGEEMIYTLVYPEEADLLNDKISVLAPVGTAILGYRIGDVLEWKVPDGVVKLKVEKLLYQPEAAGDYDL
- a CDS encoding bifunctional enoyl-CoA hydratase/phosphate acetyltransferase gives rise to the protein MQYKNFSQILEAVKSLPKLRISVANAQDEKVLAALKIAMQEDFVEPVLVGTRSEIERKAWQVGFDLKDIDIWEADALGAPEVAVKLVRCDFCQVLMKGLVNSSTFLKAVLNGEWGLRTGKTLSHLGVYEIHGFDRLIFLTDGGLNIAPDLETKKQICQNAIDFAHSLGITLPKVAVLSANEQVNPKMPVTLEAQQIAQMAQRGEISGALVDGPLALDIAINKEAAEHKGIKSPVAGQADILLVPNIEAGNLLGKSITYFAGGLMAGVVLGAGAPIVLPSRADTPQGKLLSLALACLAKHGMDNKDKLQRRQIIW
- the menG gene encoding demethylmenaquinone methyltransferase; translation: MSKQSKEERVYSVFQDIASKYDVMNSVISFKRHKAWRKDTMRRMNVQQGQHALDVCCGTADWAIAMAEKVGATGKVYGLDFSQNMLAVGKEKIKAKGITNIELVQGNAMELPFADNSFDFVTIGFGLRNVPDYLQVLKEMHRVAKPGGKIVCLETSQPTTPVFRQLYYAYFKYIMPLLGKMLANKYGQYSWLQESAKDFPGREELAELFRQAGLVDIKIKSYDGGVAAMHMGTKPKK
- the buk gene encoding butyrate kinase, translated to MLILAINPGSTSTKVAVYHNEDCLWKEVINHPDQDIRNFAKITDQYPYRLATILSVLQQKGYQLEQFNAIVGRGGLLNPIPGGTYLVDEYLVNQSYNAPGGEHASNLGAILAYHLAKSVNIPSYIVDPVAVDEMAPVARLSGLPELPRRSRSHALNAKAVARKVARKLGKAYEDVNLIIAHLGGGISVTPHHRGRMIDVNDANCEGPFSPERSGTLPTADLIKLCYSGKYTEQEMLTKVLKEAGLYAYLGTKDVREIEKRMSEGDTEAKLALEAMCYQVAKEIGAMSTALFGIVDGIVLTGGLAHSSFITTEISRRVSFIAPVTVVPGEEEMEALALGALRVLRKVEEAKTYRA
- a CDS encoding YeiH family protein, whose amino-acid sequence is MSQAQLQVKSQSISETIIKAIPGLILVVLLAMAAMWGEGFLKTNYPKFYEVSLLNHILLAILFGMIIRNTIGVPSVLEPGLKYSTILTKTGIVIMGTKYTFASLVKVGSVSMAFITIMLFATVIFTFWLRKYFKMTDSLAGCLAAGFSICGVSATVATGPAVKAKGQEMAYTIATILIFGLLALFTFPALGKAMGLTENQFGAWVGVGIVNSAQVLAAGMAYGQDAGLMAGIYNMGRVVLLPFVVLYAVMFVLKNDTQASSNINKTQFIMDKFPVFVLAFLIAVIANTFGVFSKEEVKFAGNIMNWCFALGFASIGLTTKFSDMKAAGKDGIILGFIVGAAKAIIALLVVKYLLPF